In Hirundo rustica isolate bHirRus1 chromosome 2, bHirRus1.pri.v3, whole genome shotgun sequence, one genomic interval encodes:
- the CASP2 gene encoding caspase-2, with the protein MLAACGMQRCHQEALKKNRVMLAKQLVLNVLVEHMVEKDIITTEMVEMIQAKSGSFDRNVEFLNLLPKRGPNAFSAFCEALRETQQQHLEAMILKTMSSLSHGIARFEHCHESDLPYPASESCNTKRPRWLEPIEHSLDNGDGPSIPPVKYCTPEFYHSHQHLAYKLTSEPRGLALILSNVRFSSERDLEYRAGGEVDCASLEMLFRHLGYRVTVFCDQTAQEMQNALERFSKLRDHRDVDSCIIALLSHGVEGGVYGSDGKLLELQEAFRLFDNANCPNLQNKPKMFFIQACRGDELDRGVDQRDGKGWSDSPGCEESDANKEESLKLRLPTCSDMICGYACLKGTAAMRNTKRGSWYVEALTSVFAEDARHTHVADMLVKVNRQIKQREGYAPGTEFHRCKEMSEYCSTLCRDLYLFPGYLPGK; encoded by the exons ATGCTGGCGGCGTGCGGCATGCAGCGGTGCCACCAGGAAGCGCTCAAGAAGAACCGGGTGATGCTGGCCAAGCAGCTGGTGTTGAACGTGCTGGTGGAGCACATGGTAGAGAAAGACATCATCACCACGGAGATGGTGGAAATGATACAG GCCAAGTCTGGGAGCTTCGACAGAAATGTGGAATTCCTCAATTTGCTGCCCAAGAGAGGCccaaatgccttctcagccttCTGCGAAGCTCTGCGAgaaacccagcagcagcatctggagGCAATGATCCTGAAGACAATGTCCAGCCTGAGCCATGGGATTGCAAGG TTTGAACACTGTCATGAGTCAGATCTTCCATACCCTGCCAGTGAGTCCTGTAATACAAAGAGACCCCGTTGGCTTG AACCAATAGAACATTCCTTGGATAACGGAGATGGTCCCTCAATTCCTCCAGTGAAGTATTGCACTCCTGAATTTTATCACAGTCATCAGCACTTG GCATACAAGCTGACATCAGAGCCCCGAGGCTTAGCGCTGATCCTCAGCAACGTCCGTTTCAGCAGCGAGCGGGACCTGGAATATCGCGCGGGGGGAGAGGTGGACTGTGCTTCCCTGGAGATGCTTTTCAGGCATCTCGGCTACCGAGTCACTGTTTTTTGTGATCAAACTGCACAG GAGATGCAGAATGCATTGGAGAGATTCTCCAAGCTACGGGATCATCGAGATGTGGATTCCTGCATTATAGCTCTGCTTTCCCATGGTGTGGAGGGTGGGGTTTATGGCAGTGATGGTAAACTACTAGAG ttGCAGGAGGCTTTCCGGCTCTTTGATAATGCAAACTGCCCCAATCTCCAGAATAAGCCCAAAATGTTCTTTATTCAGGCCTGCCGGGGAG ATGAGTTGGACCGGGGAGTGGATCAAAGAGATGGCAAAGGATGGTCAGATTCTCCAGGCTGCGAGGAGAGCGATGCGAACAAGGAGGAAAGCCTGAAGCTGCGGCTGCCCACGTGCTCGGATATGATCTGTGGATACGCCTGTCTGAAAG GCACTGCGGCCATGCGGAACACCAAGCGTGGGTCCTGGTACGTCGAGGCTCTCACCTCGGTGTTTGCAGAGGACGCCCGGCACACTCACGTGGCTGACATGCTGGTGAAG GTGAATAGGCAAATCAAGCAACGAGAAGGTTATGCCCCTGGCACCGAATTCCACCGCTGCAAGGAGATGTCGGAGTACTGTAGCACGCTCTGTCGGGACCTTTACCTGTTTCCTGGCTACCTACCAGGAAAATAA